TCAATCTGAGCCAGAATCAAACTCTCCAGTTGAAAAGTATTTGATTTAGAGAACATAAAGTTCTCAAATCGAACTCAAAGCTCTATTTCCCAACTCGCTCTTCACTTGTCAAAGAACCGTGCCGCTCACTCGCGGCGGTGTTGCTTTATGCAACTTTTCGTTTCCGCTGTCAACAACTTTTTTCAAAGTTTTTTTTCAGCGAAGCGCCTTCGGTGTGGGCTCGTTTGAGCCGCTGTGCCTCAGCGCGTTTTCGAGTTATGCCCGTTTCACCCCGTTCTGTCAAACACTTTTTTCGCCTTTTTCGGGAAATTTTTCGCTGATTCTTCGTATCCTGCCGATAAAACTTGTCATAGGGAACAAAATTTTTTTGTTTTTTCTCTTCCGAAAGGCCTTTTTCCGGCAATTCTTCCCCCGAAAGGCCGAAAACGCGGAAAAAATACCCGGCAAAGCGGAAAACAGTTGCAGGAAAGCGCTCTTTTGCCCTTTTCCTCTCAACATTTTCCGCCGCGGCCCGTTTTCAACGGAAACGCCGTTCCACCTCTCTCTTCCGGGAAAACACGCCGTTTTCCGCTTCTCATGCAGAGCTTCCGAGAAGAATCTGCGGCAGACAATACTGAAGAGCATGTGCCCTGTCCCGGGCAAGCATGCTCCCCTCCTCCGCCGGAAGGCGCATGATGCACAGAATCAGTGACCGGAATCCTCTGGTCGCCCGTCGCCTCTTCTGCCCGTATATCCACTGCACACTCTGCCGGTGCAGCGCGCAAAAAAGCCTTCCTTCCTTAAAAAAGCTGTTGTTTTCTCCTTCCGGGAATCTCCGGGTGCTTCCACCAAAAAAAGCGCCCCTCTTTTCAAGGAACGCTTTTTGAACACGGCCTTTCCAGTTCTCCCGGCCTGCCGCAAAGCGGGATTCCCCCTTCCGGGGAAGCCTTCTAAAAACGCATCCTGCCGTGTTCGGTAAGATACGTCTTCTTTACGCCAAGCGGGGGATGACCAGCCGGAAAAGTTCCAGCACCTTTTGCGCATTGGCCTGCGCCACGGAGAGAATGGCCTCCCAGGTAACGGTATCGTCTTCCTTCCAGGAATCATAATCCGTGCTCATGGCCACGGCCGCATACGGTACGCCCAGCTCATTGGCCATGATGGCTTCCGTGGCAATACTCATATTGATGATGTCCGCGCCCCAGCTTCGGAACATGCGGGATTCCGCCCGCGTGGAAAAACGCGGCCCCTCGATGGTAACGACCGTTCCGGTTTTATGGAAGGCATAGCCCAGCCCGGCAAGACCTTCGATCAGCGCGCAACGCAGGTCCGCATCAAAAGGATCGGCCATGGCTGTATGCACGGGCTCGCCCGGAGCGAACGATTCGAAAAAGCTCAGCTTGCGTGACCTTGTGAAGTCGATGAACTGATCGGGAATGATAAGATCGCCGCGCCGTATTTCCTCACGCAGGGAACCGACCGCCGTGCTGGCCAGAACATGGGTGCAGCCTGCGTTCTTCAGCGCCCAGATATTGGCGCGATAGTTCACCTGGGTGGGGGGAATGGTGTGTTCCCTCCCGTGCCGCGCCATGAGCACCACGGGCACGCCGTCGATCATCCCTTCGCGCAGAGAGCTGGAGGGCTGCCCGTAGGGCGTATCCATGACGATGTCGCGGGCGTTTTCAAAAAGAGTGGGGTCGTCAAGCCCGCTGCCGCCGATAATGCCTATTTTTCTGCTCATATTCGCTCCCGTCATGTCGTTTGCAGCTCCGGTCGCATGTCGCGCCCGCCTGTGCCGGACTTTTGCCGACGCGCAGGCAAAAAGCCGTTTTCTGAATCATTCTCCACCCGCCGTCATTCATGCCCGGCGTTACAAAGCGCCCGGATCAGCAGGGAATATACCCCTGCGAGAGCATATAGAGAAGATCGCGCATGTGCTCCACATCGGGAGCATACATGATGAACCCGTCCTGATGTCCGGTCATGACAATGATGCCGTCCGCCGGATGCCGGCGCACCAGCTCCGCGACGCTGCGGGCCATGGCCGGAGTACCGAAGGCCGCATCCGGCGCCGTGGCCGGAGCCCTGCCCTCGATCAGTTGCCCGTAAAGCCCTGCATGATGCAGATGAATGACACAGTTGATGGAAGGAGAAGCCTCATACACCGCCGCATGGGTCATGGATTCCGAACTGGCCTGGGCGGGCCCCGTGGACCACACGGTGTTGGCGTCGATATCGCAGCGGGTCACCAGCGTGTAGCCTTCCGGCCCCAGCTCGGGAATATGCCCCGTAGCCGTGGCCGTGACCACAAAACCGTTTTCCGCGCGGAGAGATACGTTGCCGTAGCCCACGCCGTTTTCCAGAACCCCCACAAGCCCTGCGCGCACAAGATCGGAGCGCAGATCGTTCAACGCCTTCCAGCCGGGATGCGTCGGGGCCGGACCGTTCTCATGCACGCAGCGGTATTTGACATAACCTTCTTCGGTCATCGTTTCTTCCTTATGCCTGTTCAGGATACAGGGAAAGAATGCCCTTTTCCGAGGCCTCGCATACGCCGCGCTCGGTAATGAGCCCCGTAATGAGGCGTGCCGGAGTCACGTCGAAGGCCCAGTTACGGGCGGGCGTCTTCTGCGGGCAGATGAGCACGCGCTCAAGGGCGCCCTTCTCCGAAAGCCCGGACATGACGCGCACCTCGTCGGCCTTTCTTTCTTCAATGGGAATTTCACGCACGCCGTCGCTCAGGGCGAAATCGAACGTGGAGGAAGGCAGCGCCACATAGAAGGGAACCGTATTGTCGTACGCGGCCAGCGCTTTCAGATAGGTACCGATCTTGTTCGCAGCATCGCCCCGGCGCGTCACTCTGTCGGTGCCGGTAATGACCATGTCCACCATGCCGTGCTGCATGAGATGTCCCCCTGCGTTGTCGGCGACAAGATCGTGGGGAACGCCGTGCATACCCAGTTCCCAGGCGGTAAGCGAAGCGCCCTGATTACGCGGCCGTGTTTCATCCACCCATACATGAACGGGAATACCCGCGTCGAACGCGGCGTACACGGGCGAAAGCGCGGAACCGTAATCCACAAAGGCCAGCCACCCGGCATTGCAATGCGTAAGAATATGGACGGGTTTCCCGCCCTTGCGGGCCGCAATTTCCCTGATGATTGCAAGGCCGTGCTCGCCTATGCGGCGGCAGAACGAGGCATCCTCGTCGGCTATGGCCTGCGCTTCGGCATGGGCGGCG
This genomic stretch from Mailhella massiliensis harbors:
- a CDS encoding class II aldolase/adducin family protein; translated protein: MTEEGYVKYRCVHENGPAPTHPGWKALNDLRSDLVRAGLVGVLENGVGYGNVSLRAENGFVVTATATGHIPELGPEGYTLVTRCDIDANTVWSTGPAQASSESMTHAAVYEASPSINCVIHLHHAGLYGQLIEGRAPATAPDAAFGTPAMARSVAELVRRHPADGIIVMTGHQDGFIMYAPDVEHMRDLLYMLSQGYIPC
- the mtnA gene encoding S-methyl-5-thioribose-1-phosphate isomerase, yielding MNVNGRHYRTIWTEERGGEETLCIIDQTALPHEFRTIELKTVDDVCRAIRDMHVRGAGLIGAAAAWGVWVAARTAPEGDFSGFMAESMGKMRATRPTASNLAWALERQKKALAGLGRKDAVAAAHAEAQAIADEDASFCRRIGEHGLAIIREIAARKGGKPVHILTHCNAGWLAFVDYGSALSPVYAAFDAGIPVHVWVDETRPRNQGASLTAWELGMHGVPHDLVADNAGGHLMQHGMVDMVITGTDRVTRRGDAANKIGTYLKALAAYDNTVPFYVALPSSTFDFALSDGVREIPIEERKADEVRVMSGLSEKGALERVLICPQKTPARNWAFDVTPARLITGLITERGVCEASEKGILSLYPEQA
- the mtnP gene encoding S-methyl-5'-thioadenosine phosphorylase, which produces MSRKIGIIGGSGLDDPTLFENARDIVMDTPYGQPSSSLREGMIDGVPVVLMARHGREHTIPPTQVNYRANIWALKNAGCTHVLASTAVGSLREEIRRGDLIIPDQFIDFTRSRKLSFFESFAPGEPVHTAMADPFDADLRCALIEGLAGLGYAFHKTGTVVTIEGPRFSTRAESRMFRSWGADIINMSIATEAIMANELGVPYAAVAMSTDYDSWKEDDTVTWEAILSVAQANAQKVLELFRLVIPRLA